From a region of the Stenotrophomonas sp. BIO128-Bstrain genome:
- the galU gene encoding UTP--glucose-1-phosphate uridylyltransferase GalU, producing the protein MSKRIRKAVFPVAGLGTRFLPATKTVPKEMLPIIDRPLIQYAVDEAIEAGCDTLIFITNRYKHAVADYFDKAYELEQKLERAGKQEQLELVRHVLPNGVRAVFVTQAEALGLGHAVLCAKAIVGDEPFAVLLPDDLIWNRGNGALKQMADANEASGASIIAVEDVPHDKTGSYGIVATEAFDGRQGKISAIVEKPKPEDAPSDLAVVGRYVLSPKIFELLEATGTGAGGEIQLTDAIAELLKSERVDAYRFEGRRFDCGTHLGLVEATIRFALDNEKLAGPAREVLQKMLAEG; encoded by the coding sequence ATGAGCAAGCGTATTCGTAAGGCGGTATTTCCTGTCGCAGGGTTGGGAACGCGATTCCTGCCGGCCACCAAAACCGTTCCGAAGGAAATGCTGCCGATCATTGATCGGCCGTTGATCCAATATGCCGTGGATGAGGCGATCGAGGCGGGCTGTGACACGCTGATCTTCATCACCAACCGTTACAAGCACGCGGTCGCGGATTATTTCGACAAGGCCTACGAGCTGGAGCAGAAACTCGAGCGCGCCGGCAAGCAGGAACAGCTCGAACTGGTTCGCCATGTGCTGCCCAATGGCGTGCGCGCCGTGTTCGTGACCCAGGCCGAAGCGCTGGGCCTGGGCCATGCGGTGCTGTGTGCCAAGGCGATCGTGGGCGACGAGCCGTTCGCGGTGCTGCTGCCAGACGATCTGATCTGGAACCGTGGCAACGGTGCGCTCAAGCAGATGGCCGACGCCAACGAAGCCAGCGGCGCCAGCATCATTGCCGTTGAAGACGTGCCGCATGACAAGACCGGCAGCTACGGCATCGTGGCCACCGAGGCCTTCGATGGCCGCCAGGGCAAGATCAGCGCCATCGTTGAAAAGCCCAAGCCCGAGGACGCCCCGAGCGACCTGGCCGTGGTCGGCCGTTACGTGCTGAGCCCGAAGATCTTCGAGCTGCTCGAAGCGACCGGGACCGGTGCAGGTGGCGAGATCCAGCTGACCGACGCCATCGCCGAACTGCTCAAGAGCGAGCGCGTCGACGCGTACCGCTTCGAGGGCCGCCGCTTCGACTGCGGTACCCACCTGGGTCTGGTCGAAGCCACGATCCGCTTCGCCCTCGACAACGAGAAGCTGGCCGGTCCGGCACGCGAAGTGCTGCAGAAGATGCTGGCAGAGGGCTGA